A window from Physeter macrocephalus isolate SW-GA chromosome 11, ASM283717v5, whole genome shotgun sequence encodes these proteins:
- the LOC114487153 gene encoding calcium-binding protein 1-like isoform X1, whose protein sequence is MNDLKGSWNCAFPSHFAPSGGLSRCPAHAPSLLLSRHLAGSPVDVQLSQHHLLKRPSLLHCQSSGDALDRGPSLGSPFCYTELLVCSPASTTPSGSLQLDRPGLQATAGWGACTVRDIPAPSSAPASQAGARTPAAGPTPGHLPAPGHVRVQDHLPATVRAEQLTEEQVAEFKDAFSPFDEDGDGAISMRELGTVLWSPGQNPTEAELRDLVGELDRDSSSTAGFPEFLGLMARKVKGRDAEDQIREALCVFDKDGYSPMGAAELRHVMTRLGEKPSDQEVDEMIRAADGDELVRYEEFVRLLVSKGARSPLPHPHPGCPGSARGAGGPASVPTAPPGTAPSSLVDLIRLSVPLSSPRSCLPPHLLLAQGDTGRSQAQQTPNVPSLGSRGSGTSLCTEQGRRTVTASVAAHAPGGGGAL, encoded by the exons ATGAATGACCTCAAAGGGAGCTGGAACTGTGCTTTTCCAAGCCACTTTGCTCCTTCTGGTGGCTTGTCCAGGTGCCCAGCTCACGCCCCAAGCCTCCTGCTTTCTCGACACCTCGCGGGCTCACCA gtggacgtccagttgtcccagcaccatttgttgaagagaccgTCCTTGCTCCATTGTCAAAGCTCAGGTGATGCTCTTGATAGGGGTCCCTCTCTAGGTTCCCCATTCTGTTACACTGAGCTACTTGTCTGCTCTCCAGCCAGCACCACACCGTCTGGATCACTGCAGCTTGACA GACCCGGACTTCAGGCAACTGCAGGGTGGGGAGCGTGCACGGTGAGGGACATCCCGGCTCCTTCTTCAGCACCAGCAAGTCAAGCCGGGGCCAGAACTCCAGCCGCCGGCCCCACACCCGGCCACCTCCCGGCGCCCGGCCACGTCCGTGTGCAGGACCACCTCCCCGCAACGGTCAGGGCCGAGCAGCTGACCGAGGAGCAGGTGGCCGAGTTCAAGGACGCCTTCTCCCCGTTTGATGAGGACGGGGACGGCGCCATCAGCATGCGGGAGCTGGGCACTGTTCTGTGGTCGCCGGGCCAGAACCCCACTGAGGCCGAGCTCCGGGACCTGGTGGGCGAGCTGGACCGTGACAGCAGCAGCACCGCGGGCTTCCCCGAGTTCCTGGGCCTAATGGCCCGGAAGGTGAAGGGCAGGGACGCCGAGGACCAGATCCGGGAGGCCTTGTGCGTCTTCGACAAGGACGGCTACAGCCCGATGGGCGCGGCCGAGCTGCGGCACGTGATGACCCGGCTGGGCGAGAAGCCGAGCGACCAGGAAGTGGACGAGATGATCCGGGCGGCAGACGGGGACGAGCTGGTGCGCTACGAGGAGTTCGTGCGCTTGCTGGTCTCCAAGGGAGCCCGcagccccctaccccacccccacccagggtgTCCAGGCTCCGCGCGTGGCGCCGGAGGACCTGCCTCCGTTCCCACGGCCCCTCCGGGCACTGCTCCTTCTTCGCTGGTTGACCTGATCCGGCTGTctgtccccctttcctctcctcgtTCCTGCCTACCTCCCCACCTTCTCCTTGCCCAGGGTGACACAGGCCGCTCCCAAGCCCAGCAAACCCCAAATGTTCCATCCCTCGGGAGCAGAGGCTCAGGGACGTCCCTGTGCACCGAGCAGGGCAGGAGGACGGTCACAGCCTCAGTGGCCGCTCATgccccggggggggggggcgcgctGTGA
- the LOC114487153 gene encoding calcium-binding protein 4-like isoform X2 — protein MGYEVDVQLSQHHLLKRPSLLHCQSSGDALDRGPSLGSPFCYTELLVCSPASTTPSGSLQLDRPGLQATAGWGACTVRDIPAPSSAPASQAGARTPAAGPTPGHLPAPGHVRVQDHLPATVRAEQLTEEQVAEFKDAFSPFDEDGDGAISMRELGTVLWSPGQNPTEAELRDLVGELDRDSSSTAGFPEFLGLMARKVKGRDAEDQIREALCVFDKDGYSPMGAAELRHVMTRLGEKPSDQEVDEMIRAADGDELVRYEEFVRLLVSKGARSPLPHPHPGCPGSARGAGGPASVPTAPPGTAPSSLVDLIRLSVPLSSPRSCLPPHLLLAQGDTGRSQAQQTPNVPSLGSRGSGTSLCTEQGRRTVTASVAAHAPGGGGAL, from the exons ATGGGGTATGAG gtggacgtccagttgtcccagcaccatttgttgaagagaccgTCCTTGCTCCATTGTCAAAGCTCAGGTGATGCTCTTGATAGGGGTCCCTCTCTAGGTTCCCCATTCTGTTACACTGAGCTACTTGTCTGCTCTCCAGCCAGCACCACACCGTCTGGATCACTGCAGCTTGACA GACCCGGACTTCAGGCAACTGCAGGGTGGGGAGCGTGCACGGTGAGGGACATCCCGGCTCCTTCTTCAGCACCAGCAAGTCAAGCCGGGGCCAGAACTCCAGCCGCCGGCCCCACACCCGGCCACCTCCCGGCGCCCGGCCACGTCCGTGTGCAGGACCACCTCCCCGCAACGGTCAGGGCCGAGCAGCTGACCGAGGAGCAGGTGGCCGAGTTCAAGGACGCCTTCTCCCCGTTTGATGAGGACGGGGACGGCGCCATCAGCATGCGGGAGCTGGGCACTGTTCTGTGGTCGCCGGGCCAGAACCCCACTGAGGCCGAGCTCCGGGACCTGGTGGGCGAGCTGGACCGTGACAGCAGCAGCACCGCGGGCTTCCCCGAGTTCCTGGGCCTAATGGCCCGGAAGGTGAAGGGCAGGGACGCCGAGGACCAGATCCGGGAGGCCTTGTGCGTCTTCGACAAGGACGGCTACAGCCCGATGGGCGCGGCCGAGCTGCGGCACGTGATGACCCGGCTGGGCGAGAAGCCGAGCGACCAGGAAGTGGACGAGATGATCCGGGCGGCAGACGGGGACGAGCTGGTGCGCTACGAGGAGTTCGTGCGCTTGCTGGTCTCCAAGGGAGCCCGcagccccctaccccacccccacccagggtgTCCAGGCTCCGCGCGTGGCGCCGGAGGACCTGCCTCCGTTCCCACGGCCCCTCCGGGCACTGCTCCTTCTTCGCTGGTTGACCTGATCCGGCTGTctgtccccctttcctctcctcgtTCCTGCCTACCTCCCCACCTTCTCCTTGCCCAGGGTGACACAGGCCGCTCCCAAGCCCAGCAAACCCCAAATGTTCCATCCCTCGGGAGCAGAGGCTCAGGGACGTCCCTGTGCACCGAGCAGGGCAGGAGGACGGTCACAGCCTCAGTGGCCGCTCATgccccggggggggggggcgcgctGTGA
- the LOC102977506 gene encoding uncharacterized protein gives MAEQLSKEQVAEFMEAFDRFDKDKDGAIHIQELGAVMQELGLNPSEAALKVSVARVDEDGDGVISSQEFLAVIAKGVQARARADDLRTAFHAFDLDGNGLINVDELKQAMTQLEEVSQEEVSQEELAILIREADVDRDGRVNYEEFVRVLTQK, from the coding sequence ATGGCCGAGCAGCTGTCCAAAGAGCAGGTGGCCGAGTTCATGGAGGCCTTCGACAGGTTCGACAAGGACAAAGACGGTGCCATCCACATCCAGGAGCTGGGCGCCGTGATGCAGGAGCTGGGCCTGAACCCGTCGGAGGCCGCGCTGAAGGTGTCCGTCGCCAGGGTGGATGAGGACGGCGATGGTGTCATCAGCTCCCAGGAGTTCCTGGCAGTGATAGCCAAGGGGGTTCAGGCCCGGGCCAGAGCGGATGACCTGAGGACAGCCTTCCACGCCTTCGACCTGGACGGCAACGGCCTCATCAACGTGGATGAGCTCAAGCAGGCCATGACCCAGCTGGAGGAGGTGTCCCAGGAGGAGGTGTCCCAGGAGGAGCTGGCCATCCTGATCCGGGAGGCTGACGTGGACCGGGACGGGCGGGTGAACTACGAGGAGTTCGTGCGCGTCCTCACCCAGAAGTGA